In Mycoavidus cysteinexigens, a genomic segment contains:
- the aroE gene encoding shikimate dehydrogenase: MSLIVERYAVIGNPVQHSQSPWIHARFAAQTGENLCYTRLCAPFDGFAETVRDFVARGGCGCNITVPFKLDAYALADTVSPRAAAAGAVNTLRVNADGFLYGDNTDGVGLVRDIEGNLGVALAGRRVLLLGAGGAARGVLLPLLQAKLGEIVMVNRTAERAAELAHHFAQLAAEVGCQLIGGGEAVARGVFDVVINATAGSLAGELPIFDARALGTNTLAYDMMYGSQPTVFMHYAQRHGAFTADGLGMLVEQAAEAFFVWRGVRPESALVLAELRALLGRKCID, encoded by the coding sequence ATGTCGCTAATAGTTGAGCGCTATGCTGTGATTGGCAATCCGGTGCAACATAGCCAATCTCCGTGGATCCATGCTCGGTTTGCCGCGCAGACGGGTGAAAATCTCTGTTATACGCGCTTATGCGCGCCGTTTGATGGCTTTGCCGAAACGGTACGCGATTTTGTCGCGCGCGGCGGATGCGGATGCAATATCACCGTGCCGTTCAAACTTGATGCCTATGCGTTAGCGGATACCGTATCGCCTCGCGCTGCGGCTGCGGGTGCAGTCAATACCCTAAGAGTCAATGCGGATGGTTTCCTGTATGGTGACAATACCGACGGCGTTGGTCTGGTCCGAGATATTGAAGGTAACCTAGGAGTGGCGCTGGCAGGCCGCCGTGTTTTGCTGCTTGGCGCGGGTGGGGCAGCGCGTGGAGTTCTCTTGCCATTGCTGCAGGCTAAACTTGGCGAGATAGTGATGGTTAATCGTACGGCTGAGCGCGCGGCTGAGCTGGCCCATCATTTTGCGCAATTAGCCGCAGAAGTTGGATGCCAGCTTATTGGTGGAGGAGAAGCCGTGGCGCGTGGCGTGTTTGATGTTGTAATCAACGCTACAGCCGGCAGCCTTGCGGGTGAGCTGCCGATTTTCGATGCGCGCGCGCTGGGCACAAATACGCTTGCCTATGACATGATGTACGGGTCGCAACCGACGGTTTTTATGCACTATGCGCAACGCCATGGTGCGTTTACCGCAGATGGGCTAGGCATGCTGGTGGAACAAGCAGCCGAAGCGTTTTTTGTGTGGCGGGGAGTGCGACCTGAGAGCGCTTTAGTGCTGGCCGAATTGCGTGCATTGCTGGGTCGCAAGTGCATAGACTGA